From Procambarus clarkii isolate CNS0578487 chromosome 65, FALCON_Pclarkii_2.0, whole genome shotgun sequence, one genomic window encodes:
- the LOC123771050 gene encoding uncharacterized protein — protein sequence MASQVIYQSPPLDNTGSWAWTLSANLQNFNRLSRENLQRELDIHQSVQKQIGKPFQSVNLQQFCSTEPQNQVLENTSYLHKNSTSHVGSVRNTSTVSKSSEMPEYFLGHELQTPVEKLNFDTCKLAQENFENERRQILLKEFSNPEIQSLQSKIQSVNSKIKRLRSKEKVSTKPLLTKAIYTENKPTDSKAIYTENKPTDSKAIYTENKPTDSKAKKTAEEPNSWIQTFNKDVMCFLCQKTVKADHLGEHLFFGAVRCTHCNREVLNCQSFQLLIVNSIMGIESCTHSLRYCYDPFDYIRSRLSDKATSNSSSSFVPMYLLKRLSLYVGSMDSLKNKEPWGPALIQCKKHLSSEIKSKGHTKSVTNENTNAGKSKTKLAAKTSKQTSSKDNQSIGGGSLPPEAKNVARQVTCSTLINQNGFGSRASEDAVVDLLLSQNYDLEQLEQAVEYVEVTGHSKLQNSSLSRKPEKKPRPYKKRKQIDKSLLSPLVIGKDQPEDEEMCTEFIETPANGYYYVVRKAIEECPMCYTVLCPSEFTVNVETFLMTTICSGCDLTIYIVLDSPDGSVTGVSIVTEEEPENEPKSVEVTEKKKRKYTKPKKPVKTSRASDFFAK from the coding sequence ATGGCAAGTCAGGTTATATACCAAAGCCCACCTTTAGACAATACAGGATCTTGGGCTTGGACGCTCAGTGCAAATCTACAGAACTTTAATCGGTTATCTCGAGAAAATTTGCAAAGGGAGCTTGATATACACCAAAGTGTTCAGAAACAAATAGGTAAACCCTTTCAATCTGTGAATCTACAACAATTTTGTTCAACTGAACCGCAAAATCAAGTGCTAGAAAATACCTCGTATTTACATAAAAACTCAACTAGTCATGTGGGGAGTGTCAGAAATACCAGCACTGTTTCTAAAAGCAGTGAGATGCCAGAGTATTTCTTAGGTCATGAATTGCAGACACCTGTTGAGAAACTTAACTTTGACACTTGTAAGTTGGCCCAGGAAAACTTTGAAAATGAAAGAAGGCAGATTTTACTTAAAGAATTTTCCAACCCAGAAATACAATCTTTGCAATCAAAAATCCAATCAGTTAATTCTAAAATAAAGCGTTTGCGTTCAAAGGAAAAAGTGtcaaccaagccactccttacaaAAGCTATATACACTGAAAATAAACCAACGGATTCAAAAGCTATATACACTGAAAACAAACCAACGGATTCAAAAGCTATATACACTGAAAACAAACCAACGGATTCAAAAGCTAAGAAAACCGCAGAGGAGCCAAACTCATGGATCCAAACATTCAATAAGGATGTTATGTGCTTTCTTTGCCAAAAAACAGTCAAAGCCGATCATCTTGGCGAACATTTATTTTTCGGTGCTGTCAGATGTACACATTGTAATCGTGAAGTTTTGAATTGTCAAAGTTTTCAATTACTGATTGTTAATTCAATTATGGGAATTGAATCGTGTACGCATTCATTACGATACTGTTATGACCCATTTGATTACATAAGATCAAGGCTTTCAGATAAGGCCACTAGCAATTCGAGCAGTTCATTTGTTCCTATGTACTTGCTCAAAAGACTTTCATTGTATGTAGGTAGTATGGATAGCTTAAAAAATAAGGAGCCATGGGGGCCAGCACTTATACAATGCAAGAAACACTTGTCATCCGAAATTAAATCAAAAGGACATACAAAGTCAGTGACGAATGAAAATACTAATGCTGGAAAATCCAAAACAAAATTAGCTGCTAAAACTTCTAAACAAACATCTTCGAAAGACAACCAAAGCATTGGCGGTGGAAGTCTTCCACCAGAGGCAAAAAACGTAGCCAGACAAGTAACTTGCTCAACATTAATCAATCAAAATGGGTTTGGAAGCAGAGCTTCTGAAGATGCAGTGGTCGATCTTCTCTTATCGCAGAACTATGATCTTGAGCAACTTGAGCAAGCAGTAGAGTACGTTGAGGTGACGGGTCATAGTAAATTACAGAATTCAAGTTTGTCCCGTAAGCCTGAAAAGAAGCCTAGGCCTTATAAGAAACGAAAACAAATAGATAAATCTCTATTAAGCCCTTTGGTAATAGGTAAAGATCAGCCTGAGGACGAGGAAATGTGTACCGAATTCATAGAAACTCCAGCTAATGGCTACTATTACGTTGTTCGCAAGGCTATTGAAGAATGCCCGATGTGTTACACAGTTCTCTGTCCCTCCGAATTCACAGTGAATGTTGAAACATTTCTCATGACCACGATTTGCAGTGGCTGTGACTTAACGATATACATAGTCCTTGATTCCCCTGACGGATCCGTGACAGGGGTGTCAATCGTAACAGAAGAGGAACCTGAAAACGAGCCAAAATCTGTTGAAGTTACCGAAAAGAAAAAACGAAAATATACAAAACCTAAGAAACCGGTGAAAACCTCACGAGCTTCAGACTTCTTTGCAAAATAA